The following is a genomic window from Plectropomus leopardus isolate mb unplaced genomic scaffold, YSFRI_Pleo_2.0 unplaced_scaffold19040, whole genome shotgun sequence.
AGCGCAGCATGACATATACGTTTATACAGAGAGACAATATGAAGATCAGGAAGACTGAACAATTTATCACAGttatagaaaatataaatgtttaaaaaatacaagcatGAGCATATAAAAAAATTCCCTGAGAAGAAAAGCTTTgttacaaagtgaaaacatactAATTAAAGAGTTTCACCTCTCAAGAGCCATGAGGTTTTCACACCTGCCTGTATTTCTAGTTAAGGACCTTCTCTTTCTCTACGAAAAGAATCCGTAAGATTCTCTAACCTTcatttcaacttttatttactgttattCCAAACTTTCGCATTCATGGGGAAATATCAATGTGATATTTATAGCATATAAGCGCCGAAGACGTTCTCAAAGGATTTGTGTTTCACAATGTTTGCGGTTTTGCTCACTTTCACAAAGAGGGCATCATCTTTTGTGAGATGAAACACTCCGCCCAGGTAACTGTTGGATTGCATTTTGCTTGACCTCTCTAAGGTCCTGGACATCAGGAGGGGAATACTTTTTCCAGGGTATCGTTGAGTGTCTCGATTAATAGAGTGATAAAAAAGCCCAGTGTGAGAGAAGGACACTTTGGAATAGATATAGTAATAGCCCTCCTTCTGAATGATAAGACTTTTGTTTTCGTACTTCATTTCATACAGGGGAGGATCTGCAATCTTACTCCATGCCATGATTTCATTTCCATGTTGTACATCATCTCCACctgaaggaaaaacagcaacaacatgacATCTGAttcttcattttattcatataatgcattcatatgatgttttcatcatttaaacAGGGGGTATAAAATGATACATTACAAAGAGCAacaatttatgtaatttaatttctgCATTTGTAATAAATTGAACACTATAGAGCATTACTGTACCTGTCAGATGTGCAAGCGGTTTGGAAGGAGGATCAAAAAGACTGGGACTTCTGGTTGGAGTAGTAATGACTTGATCTGTGCAAAGACCAGAAATAATGTCACTGATGTGGATTAGGTATCCAAAGTGGTATTAGTCAGGTGTCTAAAAAAGCACTCAGACACACCTGCAATGATCTTAGAAGATG
Proteins encoded in this region:
- the LOC121965209 gene encoding tumor necrosis factor ligand superfamily member 14-like, which codes for SSHEDTSQTSSKIIADQVITTPTRSPSLFDPPSKPLAHLTGGDDVQHGNEIMAWSKIADPPLYEMKYENKSLIIQKEGYYYIYSKVSFSHTGLFYHSINRDTQRYPGKSIPLLMSRTLERSSKMQSNSYLGGVFHLTKDDALFVKVSKTANIVKHKSFENVFGAYML